A segment of the Deltaproteobacteria bacterium genome:
GGAATTTACAAAATTCTCTACAACGAATTTAAAGGACAAGACCCCAATGAATAGTGAACATCTGAATAAAATCATTCACGGCGATTCGTTGCAAATCCTTACTGAAATTGATGCAGGAAGTATTGATTTGGTTTTAACCGACCCCCCTTACTTTTTAGACAAGATGGATAACGGTTGGGATGTAAAAAAAGTTGCTCTAATTACTGATTATTGCCATACCATAAAGTCCTTGCCACCGGGGATGAAATTTGACAAAGGGCAAGGGAAAAAATTTTATGATTGGTATTACCAAATTTCAAGAGAAATTATCAGAGTTTTAAAACCGGGCGGATTTTTCTTTTCATTTTCAAGCCCGCGATTGTATCATAGGATGGTATCTGCAATGGATGATGCCGGATTTTTGATTAGAGATTGTTTTATCTGGCTTTATACGCAAAATCAGCCAAAGGCAATGAGTTTGAATCATTTTATTGAAAAATTGAATGAAAATAAAAAGGTAAAAGAAAATTTAAAAAATCAATTGAGCGGTTGGAAAACGCCGCAAATCAAGTCTTGCTTTGAACCGATTGTGATGGCGCAAAAAGAACCACAAGGGACATTTCTGGAGAATTTCAGAAAATATAATGTTGGATTGTTAAATACCAATGTTAAAATCGGTCAAGAGATGTTTCCTGCAAATGTGGTTTCAACAGACAAAATAAATGAAGTTATTGATAAATGTTTTTTGATTTCAAAACCAGATAAAAAAGAAAAGGGGGATTTTAATTTGCACAGGACTGTTAAGCCGTTAAGTTTGTGCGAATATATCATAAGTTTAACAACCTACTCAAATGAAGCAATTGTTCTTGACCCTTTTGCCGGCAGCGGAACAACATTAGTGGCAGCAAAAAAAATGGGAAGAAAATTTATCGGCATTGATATAAACAAGGAATATATTGAAACAGCAAAAAGAAGAGTTGGGGCTATAAATATGAATTATGCTGCCATTGATGATATAGGTAGAGAAAGACAGTTAAGAATTCTTGATAAAAGAGCAAGATACAAAAAATTAAATAAGCGCAAGATAGCAAAAGCAGTTTAAAAAATTTGACTATACAATTTTCGGAGGTTTTTTATGGCGTCTAAAAAATATGTTTATTTCTTCGGCGGCGGCAAGGCTGAAGGAAACGGAAAGATGAAAGAACTACTCGGCGGCAAAGGCGCAGGCCTTGCCGAGATGACAAATATAGGGCTTCCTGTGCCGGGAGGCTTTACAATCACTACAGAGGTCTGCGACCTCTTTTACAAAAATAATAAAAAAGAGCCAAAAGGACTTGACAAGGAGGTCTTAAAAAACCTTGCAAAACTCGAAAAACTTGTCTGCAAAAAACTTGGCGACGCAAACGACCCGCTTTTGGTATCAGTTCGTTCAGGCGCTGCCAGAAGTATGCCGGGGATGATGGAAACGATTTTAAATTTAGGGCTCAATGATAAGTCAGTAGAAGGGCTTGCAAGAAAGACAGGCAATAGAAGATTTGCATTGGATGCCTACCGCAGATTTATCACAATGTACGGCTCTACAGGCATGGGTATACCCAGAGAGGAGTTTGACCATGAGTTCAACGAGATTAAAGAAAAGAGGACTAAACCTAGACTTGGCGCTGCAAAAAACAAGATTCAGGATACTGATGTTAATGAAAAAGAACTTGAGGAACTACTCCAGCGGTTAAA
Coding sequences within it:
- a CDS encoding site-specific DNA-methyltransferase, giving the protein MNSEHLNKIIHGDSLQILTEIDAGSIDLVLTDPPYFLDKMDNGWDVKKVALITDYCHTIKSLPPGMKFDKGQGKKFYDWYYQISREIIRVLKPGGFFFSFSSPRLYHRMVSAMDDAGFLIRDCFIWLYTQNQPKAMSLNHFIEKLNENKKVKENLKNQLSGWKTPQIKSCFEPIVMAQKEPQGTFLENFRKYNVGLLNTNVKIGQEMFPANVVSTDKINEVIDKCFLISKPDKKEKGDFNLHRTVKPLSLCEYIISLTTYSNEAIVLDPFAGSGTTLVAAKKMGRKFIGIDINKEYIETAKRRVGAINMNYAAIDDIGRERQLRILDKRARYKKLNKRKIAKAV